A single Moritella sp. Urea-trap-13 DNA region contains:
- the secG gene encoding preprotein translocase subunit SecG produces the protein MYEVIIVIYLIVALAIIGFVLMQQGKGADMGASFGSGGSNTVFGAGGSGNFLTRVTAILAVAFFALSLVLGNLSTQSDTDVILDAEKPAITSDVPVAPVSNSDVPQ, from the coding sequence ATGTACGAAGTTATTATTGTTATTTACTTAATTGTTGCACTTGCAATCATTGGATTCGTTCTAATGCAGCAAGGCAAAGGCGCTGATATGGGTGCTAGCTTTGGTTCTGGCGGTTCAAATACTGTATTTGGTGCTGGCGGTTCAGGTAACTTTTTAACTCGCGTTACTGCAATACTTGCTGTTGCATTTTTTGCTTTAAGCCTAGTGCTTGGTAACTTATCTACGCAATCAGATACTGATGTGATTTTAGATGCTGAAAAACCAGCAATCACAAGTGATGTTCCTGTAGCACCAGTAAGTAACAGTGACGTACCTCAATAA